AGCTGGTTCCAGCCGCCGACCAGCCGCTGGGGGGTGACGGGCGGCCTGGCCATCTTCACCTTCGTCGCGGTGCAGGCCTATGGTCTGGCGCACCACGGCCTGGGCTACTTCCGTCGCTTCCTCGAGGGGCCGGTGTTCCTGTGGCCGCTGACCGTGCCGCTGGCGGTGATCGAGGAGCTGATCAAGCCCTTCTCCCTGTCCTTGCGTCTCTTCGCCAACATCTTCGGCGGCGAGGCGGTGTTGTCCGGTCTCCTGGCGGCCATGCCGTGGCTCGTGCCGGCCGGCGTCATGTTCATCGAGGTCATCGCCGGCTTCGTCCAGGCCCTGATCTTCACCATGCTGTCCGCCCTGTACATCGAGGCGGCCACGGCCGAGTTCCACCACGAGCACTGAGCGGTCCGCGCGGGGGCGCTGCAAGGGATCCCCTCCAGCGCGGATCCGCCACGGGCCGCCTGCGGGCCGGCGCGGCGCGGCGGCTGCGGTGCGCCGACGGCGACGCGGTCCGGTGTGGCGCCCGGACGGCAGAAGCGGTCGCGGACGGGGACGAGGGGCCGAGGGTCGCACCGGCCGCCGACCAGGGAGGGAGCCCATACGCCGCCGCGCGGCTCAGGGTTTCGGGGTGCTCAAGGGTTTTGCGGTCTTGACCTGGGTTTGCAGCCTTTACGCCTTTGACTTGACCCGCGGGCGGCTTCGGCGGCCCGTCGGGTGAGGTTTGGGAAAGGAGGGGGAGACGCGGTGGAAGGGATCACCGGCATTGCTTTCTTCTCCGCGTTGGCCGTCATCGGTCTGGCCATCGCGGCGATCGGCTCGGCCACCGGACAGGCCCGGGCTGCGGCCGCGGCGTTGGATGCCATCTGGCGCCAGCCCGAGGCGGCCGGCCGGATCCAGACGGTGCTCATCCTGTCGCTGGCCTTCCTCGAGTCGCTGACCCTGTTCACCTTCGCCCTCGCCTTCCTGTTCGCCGGCCGGGTGGCCGGCTGATGGGACGCCGGCAGGGGCACGGAGGGACGGCCCCTGCCGGCGGCGAGGCGGATGGGGTGGCGGGGGGCGGCCGGCCGCCCGTCAGGGTCTGCCGCGTCGGACCGCCCCCCCATGGCGTCCTGGGGCGGATGGCGAGCCCCCGGCGAAGGGCGGGCGCGCCGGGCGATGCCGGCGCCGCCCGGGGCTGGAGGGAGAACCCGTGCACGTTTCTCCGGAGTTGATCTGGTCGTTCATCAACTTCTTCTTTTTCGTCGCCGTGTTGGGCAAGTTCTTCTGGCGGCCGGTGATGGAGCTGCTGGATCGGCGCCGCGAGGAGATCGAGGCCAACCTGGCGGCGGCCGAACGGGCCCGCGAAGAGGCGGCCCGCAGCGAGGCCGAGTACCGGCAGCGCCTGGCGGCGGCCCAGCGCGAGGCCCAGAGCATCCTGGAGCGGGCCACCCAGTTGGCCGAGGAGGAGCGCCAGCAGCGGCTCGAGGCCGCGCGCCGCGAGGCGGAGCAGCTGCTGGAGCGGGCGCGGGCGACCATCGAACGGGAGAAGGAGCAGGCCATCGCCGCCCTGCGGCGCGAGGTGGCCGACCTCACGCTGCTCGCCACGGAGCGGGTGCTGGGCCGGGCCCTGGACGCCGAAGATCAACGGCGCCTGGTGGCCGAGGCCGTGGAAGAGGTGGCGAACCTGCGATGAGGCGTCGTCCCCTGGCCCAGCGCTACGCCCGGGTGCTCTACGACCTCGGCCGCGAGAGCAGTGAACTCGACCGCCTGGCCGCCGACCTGGACCGGGTGCTGGACGTCTTCGACGAGCACCCGGAGCTGCGCCAGCGCTTCGTCAGCCTGGCCGTCCCGGCGCGCGAGAAGTTCGAGCTGATCGCCTCGGTCTTCGGGGACCGGGTCCACCGCTGGGTGGGCAACCTGCTGCGCCTGCTGGTCCGCCGCCGGCGGGAGGCCCTGTTGCCGGACATCGTGGCCGAGTTCACTGCCCTGCGCGACCGGGAGGCGGGCGTGGTGGAGGCCGAGGTGGAGGCGGCGGCAGAGCTGGATGCCGCCACCCGCCAGCGCCTGGAGGAGGAGCTGGCCCGCACCCTGGGAGCCCGCCGGGTGCGCCTGGCGGTGCGGGTTCGTCCGGAGCTCTTGGGCGGACTGGTGGTGAAGGTCGGCGATCGTCGCCTGGATGCCAGCCTGCGCCGGCGGCTGCTGCAGCTGCATCGGCAGCTGGCCACCGGCGGCGGTGCGTAGGAGGGACGGGCCGGTGAGCATTCGTCCGGAGGAGATCACCGCCATCATCCGGCAGCAGATCGAGAACTTCGAGGGGCGCGCCGAGCTGGAGGACGTCGGCACCGTCATCCAGATCGCCGACGGCGTCGCCACCGTGTACGGGCTCGAGAAGGTCATGGCCAGCGAGCTGGTGGAGTTCCCCAAGAGCGGGGTCTACGGCATGGCCCTGAACTTGACGGAGGACTCCGTCGGCGTCGTGGTCCTCGGGCCGTACACCGACATCAAGGAAGGCGACGAGGTGCGGCGCACCGGCCGCATCATCGAGGTCCCCGTCGGGCCCGAGCTGCTGGGCCGGGTCGTCAACCCCCTGGGGCAGCCCATCGACGGGGGTCCCGCCATCGACGCCAAGCGCACGCGCCCCATCGAGTCGCCGGCGCCCGGCGTGATCATGCGGCAGTCGGTGAACCAGCCGCTGCAGACGGGCTGGAAGGCCATCGACTCCATGATCCCCATCGGGCGCGGGCAGCGCGAGCTGATCATCGGCGACCGCCAGACCGGCAAGACCGCGCTGGCGGTGGACACCATCATCAACCAGAAGGACCAGGACGTGATCTGCGTCTACGTGGCCATCGGCCAGAAGGCGTCGACGGTGGCCGGCGTGGTGGAGACCCTCAAGAAGTACGGCGCCATGGACTACACCATCGTGGTCTCCGCGACCGCCTCGCAGCCGGCGCCGCTGCTCTACATCGCCCCGTACGCCGGCTGCGCCATGGGCGAGTACTTCATGTACGAGGAGCACCGCGACGTCCTGGTGATCTACGACGACCTGACCAAGCAGGCGTGGGCCTACCGCGAGCTGTCCCTGCTCCTGCGGCGGCCGCCGGGACGGGAGGCGTACCCCGGGGACGTGTTCTACCTGCACTCGCGGCTCCTGGAGCGGGCGGCCCGCCTCAGCGACGAGATCGGCGGGGGCTCGCTGACCGCGCTGCCGATCATCGAGACCCAGGCCGGCGACATCTCGGCCTACATCCCGACCAACGTGATCTCCATCACCGACGGCCAGATCTTCCTGGAGTCGGACCTGTTCTACTCCGGTATCCGTCCCGCCATCGACGTCGGCCGCTCCGTGTCCCGCGTCGGCTCCGCGGCCCAGATCAAGGCGATGAAGCAGGTGGCCGGCCGGTTGCGCCTCGACCTGGCGCAGTACCGCGAGC
The sequence above is drawn from the Thermaerobacter sp. FW80 genome and encodes:
- the atpH gene encoding ATP synthase F1 subunit delta translates to MRRRPLAQRYARVLYDLGRESSELDRLAADLDRVLDVFDEHPELRQRFVSLAVPAREKFELIASVFGDRVHRWVGNLLRLLVRRRREALLPDIVAEFTALRDREAGVVEAEVEAAAELDAATRQRLEEELARTLGARRVRLAVRVRPELLGGLVVKVGDRRLDASLRRRLLQLHRQLATGGGA
- the atpA gene encoding F0F1 ATP synthase subunit alpha, which translates into the protein MSIRPEEITAIIRQQIENFEGRAELEDVGTVIQIADGVATVYGLEKVMASELVEFPKSGVYGMALNLTEDSVGVVVLGPYTDIKEGDEVRRTGRIIEVPVGPELLGRVVNPLGQPIDGGPAIDAKRTRPIESPAPGVIMRQSVNQPLQTGWKAIDSMIPIGRGQRELIIGDRQTGKTALAVDTIINQKDQDVICVYVAIGQKASTVAGVVETLKKYGAMDYTIVVSATASQPAPLLYIAPYAGCAMGEYFMYEEHRDVLVIYDDLTKQAWAYRELSLLLRRPPGREAYPGDVFYLHSRLLERAARLSDEIGGGSLTALPIIETQAGDISAYIPTNVISITDGQIFLESDLFYSGIRPAIDVGRSVSRVGSAAQIKAMKQVAGRLRLDLAQYRELAAFAQFGSDLDKATQARLARGQRVTEILKQGEHEPMPVEEQVVAIYCGVNGYLDDVPVERVRAFEREFLQYLKRFHPEVLESIRTEKEITQENEQRLQAAIQQFKAGFLGEGQEGASGAAEPARQVQRAS
- a CDS encoding ATP synthase F0 subunit C, encoding MEGITGIAFFSALAVIGLAIAAIGSATGQARAAAAALDAIWRQPEAAGRIQTVLILSLAFLESLTLFTFALAFLFAGRVAG
- the atpF gene encoding F0F1 ATP synthase subunit B, with the protein product MHVSPELIWSFINFFFFVAVLGKFFWRPVMELLDRRREEIEANLAAAERAREEAARSEAEYRQRLAAAQREAQSILERATQLAEEERQQRLEAARREAEQLLERARATIEREKEQAIAALRREVADLTLLATERVLGRALDAEDQRRLVAEAVEEVANLR
- the atpB gene encoding F0F1 ATP synthase subunit A, with the protein product MSPWLQLAAAGGEAAGGADGAEEGAHVVFHLFGLPVHESIVTMWIVMGVLILFGVLAARSLHQVPRNRFQTAVEWAVDALYGFVADIMGRERARRFTPLLGSFFLLILLSNYTGLLPVLPHESWFQPPTSRWGVTGGLAIFTFVAVQAYGLAHHGLGYFRRFLEGPVFLWPLTVPLAVIEELIKPFSLSLRLFANIFGGEAVLSGLLAAMPWLVPAGVMFIEVIAGFVQALIFTMLSALYIEAATAEFHHEH